A part of Saliniradius amylolyticus genomic DNA contains:
- a CDS encoding EAL domain-containing protein — protein MRDKDINAADLSIDELRELIPQLQQLTEKYKQSEAIQKALFDISELANSVSDLPRLYPAIHDIISRMMPARNFFVAMYEASAEMVEFVYFVDEFDELTVREMPSSGLMKGFTGHVLRTAEPLFLTKENYEQKRAEIAGSMELGAHPVDWIGVPLKRGSQVMGAMVVQSYDESVRYSEQDLELLVFVSQHIVNAVDRVKSRELTEKTIRQRTRQLREMNEELQEEINERQKIESLQQALFEISELSAGIDGEMSKFYGNIHDILARLISAPNCYIAIHDKDNNSLRFPYFNDEKELNIPPREVGDGLTEFVLRSGNAALIDASYARSLAEQGELSESVASNMSQTGNCWLGSPLIVEGEISGVIAVQTYDETQAYDLKDLELLKFVSHHIATAMERKQAAEAIQEYNQQLSQKVKERTEELRHTNDHLKQQIEERKEIELKLIHDAHHDSLTDLPNRVMFVNRLELAVANKKRHPENHFAVLFIDLDRFKLINDTIGHHAGDMFLVEVANRIGQCIRGHDLLARLGGDEFVILLDSLESEEKAEQVAGRIIKALSQPYVLEGQEMYSGASIGIAIIHRSYNSADEVVRDADAAMYQAKFSGRGRYITFDKSMREKLLEEVELENEFRHLLREEKFECYCQPTVGLYERQWQYIECYVRWHHPTLGRIKRERFWQVAEHSGQAIELDNFMLSQLPALFEALDKDPEREEARVAINLSVNHLLQERLVRQLLKYIEQLGLNPKRLIFELDEQGLSGTSQHILPALKRLQRAGITLVLDNFGSGLASLSYLYSYPFDYVKVDHRFIKTIPASKKNLKMVQSVLSMSEHLGFTLIAEGVKNKDQYEALFNIGCSYGQGAYLGETQPLNQLLAAAPKDTKVKNT, from the coding sequence ATGCGCGACAAGGACATCAATGCTGCCGACCTGAGCATCGACGAGCTCAGGGAGTTAATCCCTCAGCTGCAGCAGCTTACGGAAAAATACAAACAGTCAGAGGCCATACAGAAGGCACTGTTTGATATATCAGAACTTGCCAACTCGGTGAGTGACTTGCCGCGCCTGTATCCCGCCATTCATGACATCATCAGCCGTATGATGCCTGCCCGGAACTTCTTTGTTGCCATGTATGAGGCCAGCGCCGAGATGGTCGAGTTTGTCTATTTTGTGGATGAATTTGACGAATTAACGGTGCGGGAGATGCCCTCTTCCGGTTTGATGAAAGGCTTCACCGGCCATGTGTTGAGAACCGCCGAGCCGCTGTTCCTGACCAAAGAAAACTATGAGCAGAAGCGGGCCGAGATTGCCGGGAGCATGGAGCTGGGAGCACATCCGGTCGATTGGATAGGCGTGCCGTTAAAGCGTGGTTCTCAGGTGATGGGCGCGATGGTGGTGCAAAGCTATGATGAGTCGGTCCGTTATAGTGAGCAGGATCTTGAGTTACTGGTGTTTGTCTCCCAGCATATCGTCAATGCCGTGGATCGGGTTAAAAGCCGGGAGCTAACGGAGAAGACCATTCGCCAGCGCACCCGTCAGTTGCGGGAAATGAACGAAGAGTTGCAGGAAGAGATCAACGAGCGTCAGAAGATCGAGTCGCTGCAGCAGGCTTTGTTCGAGATTTCCGAGCTTTCAGCCGGTATCGACGGCGAAATGAGTAAGTTTTACGGCAATATTCACGATATCCTGGCGCGACTAATCAGTGCCCCTAACTGTTACATCGCCATCCACGATAAAGACAACAACTCCTTGCGCTTCCCCTATTTTAACGACGAAAAAGAGCTCAATATTCCTCCACGGGAAGTGGGTGATGGCCTAACCGAATTTGTGTTGCGTTCGGGTAATGCGGCGTTGATCGATGCCTCTTACGCCCGGAGTCTCGCAGAACAAGGCGAATTATCCGAGTCTGTGGCGAGCAATATGTCTCAAACCGGTAACTGCTGGCTCGGCTCACCGCTCATTGTTGAGGGGGAAATCTCTGGAGTGATTGCGGTGCAGACCTATGACGAAACTCAGGCTTATGACCTTAAAGATCTGGAGCTGCTGAAGTTCGTTTCCCACCATATCGCTACCGCTATGGAGCGCAAGCAGGCCGCTGAAGCGATTCAGGAATACAACCAGCAGCTGTCGCAGAAGGTCAAAGAGCGCACCGAAGAGCTGCGTCACACCAATGACCACCTCAAGCAGCAAATTGAAGAACGTAAGGAGATTGAGCTTAAGCTCATCCACGACGCCCACCACGACTCACTAACCGACTTGCCCAACCGGGTGATGTTCGTTAACCGTCTGGAACTGGCGGTGGCGAATAAGAAGCGCCACCCCGAGAACCACTTTGCAGTGCTGTTTATCGATCTGGATCGTTTCAAGCTGATTAATGACACCATCGGGCACCACGCGGGCGATATGTTCCTGGTGGAAGTGGCCAATCGCATCGGCCAGTGTATTCGTGGTCACGACTTGCTGGCGCGGTTAGGGGGCGACGAGTTCGTTATCCTGCTAGACAGTCTGGAGTCGGAAGAGAAGGCTGAGCAGGTGGCGGGGCGTATTATCAAGGCCCTGAGCCAACCTTATGTGTTAGAAGGTCAGGAGATGTACTCGGGTGCCAGTATCGGGATCGCTATTATTCATCGTTCCTATAACAGTGCCGACGAGGTAGTACGAGACGCGGATGCGGCGATGTATCAAGCCAAGTTCAGCGGACGTGGACGTTATATTACCTTCGACAAGAGCATGCGCGAGAAGCTGCTGGAAGAGGTGGAACTGGAAAACGAATTCCGTCACCTTTTGCGCGAAGAAAAGTTTGAATGTTACTGCCAACCAACGGTTGGACTATACGAGCGCCAATGGCAATACATCGAGTGTTATGTGCGCTGGCACCACCCGACACTGGGTCGAATTAAGCGTGAGCGTTTCTGGCAGGTAGCTGAGCACAGTGGCCAGGCCATTGAGCTGGATAACTTCATGCTGAGTCAGTTGCCAGCGCTGTTCGAGGCCCTGGATAAAGATCCAGAGCGGGAAGAGGCTCGGGTCGCTATTAACTTATCCGTTAACCACTTATTGCAGGAACGTCTGGTGCGCCAATTGCTCAAATATATAGAGCAGTTGGGATTAAATCCCAAACGGCTGATCTTTGAGTTGGATGAGCAGGGTTTGAGTGGCACCAGTCAGCATATCCTGCCTGCGCTGAAGCGCCTGCAGCGGGCCGGTATTACCTTGGTGCTGGATAACTTCGGCAGTGGCCTGGCCTCGCTCAGTTATTTGTACTCTTACCCCTTTGATTATGTGAAGGTAGACCACCGGTTTATCAAAACCATCCCCGCCTCAAAGAAGAACCTGAAAATGGTGCAATCGGTATTGAGCATGTCAGAGCATCTGGGCTTCACACTGATCGCGGAAGGCGTGAAAAACAAGGACCAGTACGAAGCGCTGTTTAATATCGGTTGCAGCTATGGCCAGGGAGCTTACCTGGGCGAGACTCAGCCTCTGAACCAATTGCTTGCGGCAGCCCCCAAAGACACCAAGGTAAAAAACACCTAG
- a CDS encoding c-type cytochrome, whose amino-acid sequence MRVFRVLALIIAGFASVAVAQQSDMSNEAIADRIKAIGKVNVAGAEAASAAASGPRSGEEVYNAACMACHATGALNAPKPGDAAAWEPRIAQGMDVLMDHAINGFNAMPPRGTCGNCSDDEIKAAIDYMIEGI is encoded by the coding sequence GTGAGAGTATTTCGAGTTTTAGCATTGATTATTGCAGGTTTTGCCAGCGTTGCCGTTGCTCAGCAATCCGATATGTCCAATGAAGCCATTGCCGATCGTATCAAGGCCATTGGCAAGGTAAATGTCGCGGGCGCTGAAGCAGCATCCGCAGCAGCATCCGGTCCTCGTTCTGGTGAAGAGGTGTATAACGCGGCCTGTATGGCTTGTCACGCCACCGGCGCGTTGAATGCCCCTAAGCCTGGTGATGCAGCGGCATGGGAGCCTCGTATTGCTCAGGGTATGGATGTGTTAATGGATCATGCCATTAATGGTTTTAATGCCATGCCCCCTCGTGGTACCTGTGGCAATTGCTCCGATGATGAGATTAAGGCCGCCATCGACTACATGATTGAAGGCATTTAA